The following are from one region of the Sphingomonas sp. IW22 genome:
- a CDS encoding ArdC family protein yields the protein MTFTRKPAGPRRDVAAEITSLIIAKLEAGVLPWSRPWGLTGAGGRPLRHCGTPYTGINALYLWAIGDAQGYAGRNWMTYRQATELGGQVRRGERGAHSVYYSSFSKTDTDRMTGEAATKNIRFLRSYTVFNVDQIDGLPAYYYPVAAAPEPRVESVHRAAIDAFFGALPGTVRHGGDQAYYSPIGDYIQMPMRGAFKSDDHYASTLAHEYVHYSGAPQRLAREFGKRFGDNAYAFEELVACIGQCLVCADLDLPGELHDNHASYIDNWLRILKGDASAIIKAAAKAEQAVAWLREAAAAQAAQPHTSQALAA from the coding sequence ATGACCTTTACACGCAAACCCGCAGGACCGCGCCGCGACGTCGCGGCCGAGATCACAAGCCTTATCATCGCCAAGCTGGAAGCGGGGGTTCTCCCCTGGTCCAGACCCTGGGGCCTGACCGGAGCAGGGGGCCGTCCGCTCCGCCATTGCGGCACACCCTATACCGGCATCAACGCTCTCTATCTCTGGGCGATCGGCGACGCACAGGGCTATGCGGGCCGCAACTGGATGACCTATCGCCAGGCCACCGAACTGGGCGGGCAGGTCCGGCGCGGCGAGCGCGGCGCCCACAGCGTCTATTATTCGAGCTTCTCGAAGACCGATACCGATCGGATGACCGGCGAAGCGGCCACGAAGAATATCCGTTTCCTGCGGTCCTATACCGTTTTTAACGTCGATCAGATCGACGGCCTCCCGGCCTATTATTATCCTGTCGCAGCAGCGCCCGAACCGCGGGTCGAAAGCGTGCATCGCGCCGCGATCGACGCGTTCTTCGGAGCCTTGCCCGGCACTGTGCGACATGGCGGAGACCAAGCCTATTACTCGCCGATCGGCGACTATATCCAGATGCCGATGCGCGGCGCGTTCAAGTCGGACGATCATTATGCCAGCACCCTGGCGCACGAATATGTGCATTATTCAGGGGCACCGCAGCGGCTCGCGCGCGAGTTCGGCAAACGCTTCGGCGACAACGCCTATGCGTTCGAGGAACTGGTCGCCTGCATCGGGCAATGTCTGGTGTGCGCCGATCTCGATCTTCCCGGTGAGCTCCACGACAATCACGCCAGCTACATCGACAACTGGCTGCGCATTCTGAAAGGCGATGCGAGCGCGATCATCAAGGCCGCGGCGAAAGCCGAGCAGGCCGTGGCCTGGCTCAGGGAGGCAGCCGCAGCCCAAGCCGCCCAACCCCACACATCGCAAGCCCTTGCGGCATGA
- a CDS encoding thermonuclease family protein: MRSALPFLLAALAACGAVSPPPDDSPISGKGRAIDGDTVSIDFRLSGADAFERKQMCSTKGSCYPCGKLAQDLASRILKSGTATVTPTGANSYGRPVAIVTVDGQDLGERMIREGLAVPATQYLRSDPERASAYLAAALEAKTQGRGAYAGEYIDPARWRHGERLACEGRY, from the coding sequence ATGAGGAGCGCGCTTCCTTTTCTGCTCGCGGCCCTTGCCGCCTGCGGCGCGGTCTCGCCACCGCCCGACGACAGCCCGATCAGCGGGAAGGGCAGGGCGATCGACGGCGACACCGTCTCGATCGACTTTCGCCTGTCGGGTGCCGACGCCTTCGAGCGCAAGCAAATGTGCTCGACAAAGGGTTCCTGCTACCCATGCGGAAAGCTGGCGCAGGATTTGGCATCCCGGATACTCAAAAGCGGCACCGCCACCGTCACGCCCACCGGCGCCAACAGCTATGGCCGACCGGTCGCGATCGTCACCGTCGATGGACAGGATCTGGGCGAAAGGATGATCCGGGAAGGCCTGGCGGTGCCGGCGACCCAGTATCTGCGCAGCGATCCCGAGCGCGCATCGGCCTATCTCGCCGCAGCCCTCGAAGCGAAGACCCAGGGGCGTGGCGCCTACGCCGGAGAATATATCGACCCGGCACGCTGGCGGCATGGGGAACGGCTTGCCTGCGAAGGACGTTACTGA
- a CDS encoding ParB/RepB/Spo0J family partition protein has protein sequence MTQTVKLAKLKRSDKNVRTTPPKNIEAMAASIRARGIMQNLLVTAARPKGMFEIIAGDRRYLGAMMLAEAGEIDAAQYDVPVKVISGDEADLREVSLTENFQREAMTPAEECVAFQHFLKADGDIEAVARRFGQTRRFIEGRLRLANLAPPIFEALSEGRISLDLAKAYGSTEDVAKQERVFQQYGHSSYVNADSIRRAIANDSMKATDPVAVLVGADAYVAAGGRIERELFSEDGDRWTDPELAQTLAAAIMEAEAKRLGENLGVAWVRPVATTSLYGITSDLHRVVLPPAPMTQEEAERSDAIVERCEVLEEEMSDESLEPDAYGKLEEEYDALREEYEALNSKAPELTDEIKGQVGVFLTLGRDGKMVLDTTYYSEAPVRLPGDDRPVPSSPSSRETAPLPPEAVAPGGKALSARLHDELAVQRRDILAASILGDPALALDYMLFALADPTHFTRYGTTLRANHPQDPQMPKDQPATQAQQAIADAREGLDTSWTQASDPVTRFEGFRALDDDAKAAWLAIVVASSLEAKDDYNSVKTNPLHARLASILEIEPAKWWRPTSANFFDRVSKGTLLALLTQVGGAPLAARYMGSKKGEISSSCEKLFAGEAITEAETKDAALAWVPDAMRYDIASALVDESDFDEGDLDDEAFDEGEGIETEDADDAESDHVDTQDAVLPDDGTASDETDPTLIAAE, from the coding sequence ATGACCCAGACCGTCAAACTCGCCAAGCTCAAGCGCTCCGACAAGAATGTCCGCACGACCCCGCCGAAGAACATCGAGGCGATGGCGGCGAGCATCCGCGCCCGCGGCATCATGCAGAATCTGCTCGTCACCGCTGCCCGCCCCAAGGGCATGTTCGAGATCATTGCCGGCGATCGACGCTATCTCGGCGCGATGATGCTGGCGGAAGCCGGCGAGATCGATGCGGCCCAATATGATGTGCCGGTCAAGGTGATCAGCGGCGACGAAGCCGACCTGCGCGAAGTTTCGCTCACCGAGAATTTCCAGCGCGAGGCAATGACCCCTGCCGAGGAATGCGTTGCCTTCCAGCATTTTCTCAAAGCCGATGGCGACATCGAGGCGGTTGCACGCCGCTTCGGGCAGACCCGCCGCTTCATCGAAGGGCGGCTGCGTCTCGCCAATCTCGCGCCCCCGATCTTCGAGGCGCTTTCCGAAGGACGGATATCGCTCGACCTCGCCAAGGCCTATGGCTCGACCGAGGATGTCGCCAAGCAGGAACGCGTCTTCCAGCAATACGGCCACAGCTCCTACGTCAATGCCGACAGCATCCGAAGGGCCATCGCCAACGATAGCATGAAAGCGACCGACCCGGTTGCCGTGCTTGTCGGCGCCGATGCCTATGTCGCGGCGGGCGGACGCATCGAGCGTGAACTCTTCAGCGAGGACGGGGATCGGTGGACCGATCCGGAACTGGCTCAGACCCTGGCTGCCGCGATCATGGAGGCGGAAGCCAAACGCCTCGGCGAGAATCTGGGCGTCGCATGGGTCCGCCCCGTTGCGACCACCAGTCTCTACGGCATCACCTCCGACCTTCACCGTGTCGTGCTCCCGCCCGCACCGATGACGCAGGAAGAGGCCGAACGGTCCGATGCCATCGTCGAGCGATGCGAAGTGCTCGAGGAGGAAATGTCCGACGAGAGCCTCGAACCCGACGCCTACGGCAAGCTCGAGGAAGAGTATGACGCGCTGCGCGAGGAATATGAGGCGCTCAACTCCAAGGCACCCGAACTCACCGACGAGATCAAGGGGCAGGTCGGGGTGTTCCTGACGCTCGGCCGTGACGGCAAGATGGTGCTCGACACCACCTACTACAGCGAGGCGCCTGTCCGCCTCCCCGGCGACGATCGTCCGGTCCCCTCTTCGCCGTCCTCGCGCGAAACCGCCCCTTTGCCGCCCGAAGCGGTCGCACCGGGGGGCAAGGCGCTCAGCGCCCGTCTGCACGATGAACTGGCCGTTCAGCGCCGCGATATTCTCGCTGCCTCGATCCTTGGCGATCCGGCGCTCGCGCTCGATTACATGCTCTTCGCGCTCGCCGACCCGACGCATTTTACCCGATATGGCACCACACTGCGGGCAAACCATCCGCAGGACCCCCAGATGCCCAAGGATCAGCCTGCGACCCAGGCCCAGCAGGCGATCGCCGATGCGCGCGAAGGGCTCGACACCAGTTGGACGCAGGCCTCAGATCCAGTCACCCGGTTCGAAGGGTTCCGCGCGCTCGACGACGACGCCAAGGCCGCATGGCTTGCCATCGTCGTCGCGTCCTCGCTCGAGGCCAAGGACGATTATAACTCGGTCAAGACCAACCCGCTCCATGCCCGCCTCGCGAGCATCCTCGAGATCGAACCGGCCAAATGGTGGCGGCCGACTTCGGCAAACTTCTTCGATCGCGTGTCCAAGGGAACCCTTCTCGCGCTGTTGACCCAGGTCGGCGGTGCCCCGCTCGCGGCTCGCTACATGGGGTCGAAGAAGGGCGAGATCTCTTCGAGCTGCGAGAAGCTGTTCGCCGGCGAAGCAATCACCGAGGCGGAGACCAAAGACGCCGCGCTGGCCTGGGTGCCCGATGCCATGCGCTACGACATCGCCTCCGCGCTGGTGGACGAAAGCGACTTCGACGAGGGCGATCTCGACGACGAGGCATTCGATGAGGGCGAGGGTATCGAGACAGAGGATGCCGATGACGCCGAGAGCGACCATGTCGATACGCAGGACGCAGTCCTGCCGGACGACGGCACTGCCTCCGACGAGACCGATCCCACGCTGATCGCTGCCGAATAA
- a CDS encoding strawberry notch family protein — protein MTDLFDTAPARAGNATAAARHVAASIASGVKITRAKLNDAMANAFGGSDADGHWTQRESFEILEHATVLAVNGGAKPPSIAEAIALVGRLPTQTVRSEEQIDWQQFSTPLDLAAVACLLAAPQDDDIVLEPSAGNGLLIACLPPVAALHLNEIDPARRARLAAAYPLASVTGHDGAQIASVMTAAPRPGLILMNPPFSRSLGRGADALAAVRHLQAAIKRLAPGGRVVAIMPDWFAQSARMASVWSTTLASVSLRTSIRLTHAYGKHGTGVAVRLYVIDKAVGDTTTTTIQRRDVADLLDVLAIPPRLPMTAVAPTPVKRSGPISLMRSVKSKPAATPRIFRAPARNDVLPVSYAVLETAAPLAEQTGVYLPYRPSRIVFDTAGEHPTALVESIAMGSIPAPIPSHVPALPERTVTDRLLSSSQLETVVYAGHAWTQFIPGLSKPDKEGVGLVLADDGRAYRKGYFLGDGTGAGKGRQVAAVILDNWLAGRRKNIWISKNEALHADAIRDWTALGGLAADVQPLSRWKIDEPISMAEGVLFVTYPTLRSNRGDATRLDQIIAWAGADFDGVIAFDEAHEMGGVAGGEGSMGTKKGSQQGIAGVLLQNHLPLARVLYASATGASEVNNLAYAVRLGLWGPDTAFANREAFITQIRQGGIAAMELVARDLKATGLYTARALSFAGVEYDILRHELTPEQIEVYDTYADAWAIIHRGLEKALELTGVVDAAEGKTLNSGAKAAARSRFEGCKQRFFGALLLSSKLPTVIAAIEQHLAADQSVVLQLVTTAEAILDRRLGELSADERADLDIDLSPREAVIDYLTRAFPVQQMTFYRDDTGEVRSRPLLDANGNPVTNPEAEAERDNLIEQLCALPPIAAVLDAIITRFGTEMVAEVTGRTKRLINLPGGGQKLESRSARATQADSAAFMEGTKRILVFSDAGGTGRSYHASLDARNQQQRAHLLLEPGWRADRAIQGLGRTHRTHQACSPLFRPVTTDCKGELRFTSTIARRLDSLGALTRGQRQTGGQNLFDPADNLESEYAKAALVSWYHLLVAGKLTSTNLTDFQHRTGLELLDTDGVLKEDLPPIQRWLNRLLALPIGLQNVIFDEFLALVEARVAAAREAGTLDVGVETMTVETATVLDDRILRTDPVSKATSHLLTIEVTRRRNPVSLERVLRIADTDRSAAFVRNGKSGKVALRTNARPWLTEDGVAIPRIELMRPSRHEYLALNDLYETAWSECSRARFEEEWSAEVREILDKVDTETIRLATGLLLPIWSALPSDHLVVNRVVDDSGRSWLGRMVFPRDVPALFSKLGLESNDVLSPAEVVKAALEGGTVTIKRPFACEVKRVRVNTSPRIEIVGAPANQLPWLKSIGCFTEIIAYKTRVFVPVETADAVLARLTA, from the coding sequence ATGACCGACCTGTTCGATACGGCGCCTGCCCGCGCCGGAAATGCCACCGCTGCTGCCCGTCACGTCGCGGCCTCGATCGCAAGCGGGGTCAAAATCACCCGCGCCAAGCTTAACGACGCAATGGCAAACGCCTTTGGCGGCAGCGACGCCGATGGCCACTGGACCCAGCGCGAGAGCTTCGAAATCCTCGAGCATGCGACCGTCCTGGCGGTCAATGGCGGGGCAAAGCCTCCAAGCATCGCAGAGGCGATCGCTCTTGTCGGCCGACTTCCCACCCAGACCGTCCGCAGCGAGGAACAGATCGACTGGCAGCAATTCTCGACGCCGCTCGACCTTGCGGCGGTTGCCTGCTTGCTTGCCGCGCCACAGGACGACGATATCGTCCTTGAACCGAGCGCGGGCAACGGCCTGCTGATCGCCTGCCTGCCACCTGTCGCGGCGCTTCATCTCAATGAGATCGACCCGGCCCGCCGCGCTCGGTTAGCAGCGGCCTATCCACTTGCCAGCGTCACAGGGCATGACGGCGCACAGATCGCCAGCGTCATGACGGCAGCACCGCGCCCCGGCCTCATCCTCATGAACCCGCCATTCTCGCGGTCGCTCGGCCGCGGCGCCGATGCGTTGGCAGCCGTCCGCCATCTCCAGGCCGCCATCAAACGTCTGGCACCGGGGGGACGCGTCGTGGCAATCATGCCCGACTGGTTTGCGCAATCGGCACGCATGGCATCGGTCTGGTCGACCACGCTCGCCAGCGTCAGCCTCCGCACCTCGATCCGGCTCACCCATGCCTATGGCAAGCACGGCACCGGGGTCGCAGTCCGCCTTTACGTCATCGACAAGGCCGTGGGCGATACCACGACAACAACGATCCAGCGCCGCGATGTCGCTGACCTTCTCGATGTCCTCGCGATCCCGCCACGCCTGCCAATGACCGCGGTCGCGCCAACGCCTGTCAAACGCAGCGGCCCGATCTCGCTGATGCGCAGCGTCAAGTCGAAGCCCGCCGCCACGCCGCGAATCTTCCGCGCACCGGCGCGCAACGACGTGCTTCCCGTAAGCTATGCCGTCCTCGAAACGGCGGCACCGCTGGCCGAGCAGACCGGCGTCTATCTTCCCTATCGCCCGAGCCGGATCGTCTTCGATACCGCTGGGGAGCATCCGACCGCCCTGGTCGAATCCATCGCCATGGGCTCGATCCCGGCGCCGATCCCCTCCCATGTGCCCGCGCTCCCTGAGCGAACCGTGACGGACAGGCTGTTGTCCTCCTCGCAACTCGAGACCGTCGTCTATGCCGGTCATGCCTGGACCCAGTTCATCCCCGGCCTGTCAAAGCCCGACAAGGAAGGCGTCGGCCTGGTCCTCGCCGACGACGGTCGGGCCTATCGCAAAGGCTATTTCCTGGGCGACGGCACCGGGGCAGGGAAGGGGCGTCAGGTCGCGGCCGTCATTCTGGACAACTGGCTTGCCGGTCGTCGCAAGAATATCTGGATCAGCAAGAACGAAGCACTGCACGCCGATGCGATCCGGGACTGGACCGCGCTGGGCGGTCTTGCCGCCGATGTGCAGCCGCTCTCGCGCTGGAAAATCGACGAGCCGATATCGATGGCCGAGGGAGTCCTGTTCGTCACCTATCCGACCCTGCGCTCAAACCGGGGCGATGCCACGCGGCTCGACCAGATCATTGCCTGGGCAGGTGCCGATTTCGACGGCGTGATCGCTTTCGACGAAGCCCATGAGATGGGCGGCGTTGCAGGCGGCGAGGGATCGATGGGCACCAAGAAGGGGTCGCAGCAGGGCATCGCAGGGGTCCTGCTCCAGAACCATCTGCCGCTCGCGCGCGTGCTCTATGCGTCCGCCACCGGCGCGTCCGAGGTCAACAATCTTGCCTATGCGGTGCGGCTCGGCCTGTGGGGGCCAGATACCGCCTTCGCCAACCGTGAAGCCTTTATCACCCAGATCCGTCAGGGTGGCATCGCGGCGATGGAGCTGGTCGCCCGCGATCTCAAGGCCACAGGACTCTATACCGCGCGCGCACTCAGCTTCGCAGGCGTCGAATACGACATCCTGCGCCACGAACTGACGCCCGAACAGATCGAAGTCTATGACACCTATGCCGACGCATGGGCAATCATTCACCGCGGTCTGGAAAAAGCCCTCGAACTCACCGGCGTCGTGGATGCTGCCGAGGGCAAGACCCTGAACTCCGGCGCCAAGGCCGCAGCGCGCTCACGGTTCGAGGGATGCAAGCAACGCTTTTTCGGCGCACTCCTCCTGTCGTCGAAGCTGCCGACCGTCATCGCCGCGATCGAACAGCATCTTGCCGCAGATCAATCCGTCGTGTTGCAGCTGGTGACGACGGCCGAAGCCATCCTCGACCGCCGCCTCGGCGAACTCTCGGCCGATGAGCGCGCGGATCTCGACATCGATCTTTCGCCCCGCGAAGCCGTCATCGACTATCTGACCCGCGCCTTTCCGGTTCAGCAGATGACCTTCTACCGTGACGACACCGGCGAGGTCCGATCGCGACCGCTGCTCGATGCCAACGGCAACCCTGTCACCAACCCGGAAGCCGAAGCGGAGCGCGACAATCTGATCGAGCAGCTATGCGCCCTGCCGCCGATCGCCGCCGTCCTCGACGCCATCATCACGCGGTTCGGCACCGAGATGGTGGCCGAGGTCACCGGACGCACCAAGCGGCTCATCAATCTGCCAGGTGGCGGGCAGAAGCTCGAATCGCGTTCCGCGCGCGCCACCCAGGCCGACTCCGCCGCATTCATGGAGGGCACCAAACGCATCCTCGTCTTCTCGGACGCGGGCGGGACCGGGCGCTCCTACCATGCCAGCCTCGACGCCAGGAACCAGCAACAGCGTGCGCATCTGCTCCTCGAACCGGGATGGCGGGCCGATCGGGCGATCCAGGGCCTCGGACGCACGCATCGCACCCATCAGGCCTGCTCGCCTCTCTTCCGGCCCGTGACCACCGACTGCAAGGGCGAACTGCGCTTCACCTCGACGATCGCGCGCCGGCTCGACAGCCTGGGCGCGCTCACTCGCGGTCAGCGCCAGACCGGCGGGCAGAACCTGTTCGATCCCGCCGACAATCTGGAAAGCGAATATGCCAAGGCGGCCCTCGTCAGCTGGTATCATCTGCTGGTCGCCGGCAAGCTCACCAGCACCAACCTCACAGACTTCCAACACCGCACCGGGCTTGAACTGCTCGACACCGATGGCGTGCTGAAGGAGGACCTGCCCCCCATCCAGCGCTGGCTCAACCGCCTTCTGGCGCTGCCGATCGGCTTGCAGAACGTCATCTTCGACGAGTTTCTCGCCCTGGTCGAAGCCCGCGTCGCTGCCGCGCGCGAGGCAGGCACGCTCGATGTCGGCGTCGAGACCATGACGGTGGAGACAGCAACCGTCCTCGACGACAGGATCTTGCGCACCGATCCGGTCAGCAAAGCGACGTCCCATCTCCTCACGATCGAGGTCACCCGCCGCCGCAATCCGGTTTCGCTCGAGCGCGTCCTGCGGATCGCCGATACCGACAGAAGCGCGGCTTTCGTGCGCAACGGCAAGTCCGGCAAGGTTGCCCTGCGCACCAACGCACGGCCCTGGCTGACCGAAGATGGCGTGGCGATTCCCCGGATCGAACTGATGCGTCCCTCCCGTCACGAGTATCTGGCGCTCAACGATCTTTACGAGACGGCCTGGAGCGAATGTTCGCGCGCGCGGTTCGAGGAAGAATGGAGCGCCGAGGTCCGTGAGATCCTCGACAAGGTCGACACCGAGACGATCCGCCTTGCGACCGGACTCCTGCTGCCGATCTGGTCGGCCCTTCCCAGCGATCATCTCGTCGTCAACCGGGTGGTCGACGACAGCGGGCGCTCGTGGCTCGGGCGCATGGTGTTTCCCCGCGACGTGCCCGCACTGTTTTCCAAACTGGGGCTTGAGAGCAACGATGTCCTTAGCCCTGCGGAAGTCGTCAAGGCCGCCCTCGAAGGTGGCACCGTGACCATCAAACGGCCATTCGCATGCGAGGTCAAACGCGTCCGCGTCAACACCAGCCCCCGCATCGAGATCGTGGGCGCTCCGGCCAACCAGCTGCCGTGGCTGAAGTCGATCGGCTGCTTCACCGAAATCATCGCCTACAAGACCCGCGTCTTCGTGCCGGTCGAAACTGCCGATGCGGTGCTTGCGCGCCTGACCGCCTGA